A single window of Channa argus isolate prfri chromosome 2, Channa argus male v1.0, whole genome shotgun sequence DNA harbors:
- the got2b gene encoding glutamic-oxaloacetic transaminase 2b, mitochondrial, whose protein sequence is MALLKSNKVVYCLGKISPSLGVLSTRSSSWWGGVQMGPPDPILGVTEAFKRDTNPKKMNLGVGAYRDDQGKPFVLSCVRKAEALIAAKQLDKEYLPIGGLGEFNKACAQLALGDNNEVLKSSRSITVQTISGTGSLRIGANFLSRFHGGPLDVYLPKPSWGNHTPIFRDAGMQLKAYRYYDPSTCGFDFKGALEDISKIPEQSVILLHACAHNPTGVDPRPEQWKEIADIVKKRNLLPFFDMAYQGFASGDIDRDAWAVRYFIEQGHDIVLSQSFAKNMGLYGERVGGFTVVCKDADEAKRVESQLKILIRPIYSNPPMNGARIATTILNTPDLRSLWLEEVHGMANRIIKMREQLVAGLKKQGSSHNWQHVIDQIGMFCFTGLKPEQVERLTKEYSVYMTKDGRISMAGVTSGNVGYLAQAIHEVTK, encoded by the exons ATGGCTCTGCTTAAGTCTAACAAGGTTGTTTACTGTCTGGGGAAAATTTCACCGTCCCTGGGAGTTTTGTCCACCCGCAGCAG CTCATGGTGGGGTGGAGTGCAGATGGGTCCCCCTGATCCCATCCTGGGGGTGACTGAGGCCTTCAAGAGGGACaccaatccaaagaaaatgaacCTTGGAGTGGGAGCTTACAGGGATGACCAGGGCAAGCCCTTTGTGCTGAGCTGTGTTCGCAAG GCAGAAGCTTTGATTGCAGCCAAACAGCTGGATAAGGAGTACCTGCCCATCGGTGGTCTGGGGGAGTTTAACAAGGCCTGCGCTCAGCTTGCTCTTGGTGATAATAATGAGGTCTTGAAGAGCAGCAGG AGCATCACTGTCCAGACCATCTCAGGAACCGGATCTCTGCGTATTGGAGCAAACTTTTTG TCTCGTTTCCATGGGGGTCCGCTTGATGTGTACCTGCCCAAGCCCTCCTGGGGAAATCACACACCAATCTTCAGAGATGCTGGCATGCAACTCAAAGCGTACCGATACTATGACCCTTCCACCTGCGGCTTTGACTTCAAAGGAGCTCTCGAGGACATTTCT AAAATCCCAGAGCAGAGTGTGATCTTGTTGCATGCTTGTGCCCACAACCCCACTGGTGTGGATCCCAGGCCTGAGCAGTGGAAGGAAATTGCTGACATTGTGAAG AAAAGGAACCTGCTTCCATTCTTCGACATGGCCTATCAGGGCTTTGCTAGTGGAGACATCGATCGTGATGCCTGGGCTGTGCGCTACTTCATCGAACAGGGCCACGACATCGTGCTGTCCCAGTCTTTTGCCAAGAACATGGGACTTTATG GTGAACGTGTGGGAGGATTCACTGTGGTGTGTAAGGATGCAGATGAGGCAAAAAGAGTGGAGTCTCAACTTAAGATCCTCATCAGGCCCATTTACTCCAACCCACCAATGAACGGTGCAAGAATTGCGACAACCATTCTCAACACACCAGATCTGCGCTCACTGTG GCTGGAGGAGGTCCATGGTATGGCTAACCGCATCATTAAGATGAGGGAACAGCTGGTGGCTGGACTGAAAAAGCAGGGCTCCAGCCATAACTGGCAGCATGTCATCGACCAAATTGGGATGTTCTGCTTCACAGGCCTCAAACCTGAACAG GTTGAGCGCTTGACAAAAGAGTATTCCGTGTACATGACCAAGGATGGCAGAATTTCCATGGCAGGTGTGACCTCTGGGAACGTGGGTTACCTGGCACAAGCCATCCATGAGGTCACCAAGTAG